A single region of the Stenotrophomonas sp. Marseille-Q4652 genome encodes:
- a CDS encoding GNAT family N-acetyltransferase — protein MSNLTFRAATPADIPALVQLVTSAYRGEASRAGWTTEADILDGQRVDAEAINADLARERSTILVAEDAQGRLLACCHVADEDGHGYFGMFAVAPGLQGGGIGKQLMQAAETHVVREWGLATMQMTVIDCREELMAFYERRGYARTGIKKPFPYGDERFGIPRRDDLRFEVMEKPLGAGA, from the coding sequence ATGAGCAACCTGACCTTCCGCGCCGCCACGCCGGCCGACATTCCCGCCCTGGTCCAGCTGGTCACCTCGGCCTACCGCGGCGAGGCCAGCCGCGCCGGCTGGACTACCGAAGCCGACATCCTTGATGGCCAGCGCGTGGATGCCGAGGCGATCAATGCCGACCTGGCGCGCGAGCGCAGCACCATCCTGGTCGCCGAGGATGCGCAGGGCCGCCTGCTGGCCTGCTGCCACGTCGCCGACGAGGACGGGCACGGCTACTTCGGCATGTTCGCCGTGGCCCCGGGCCTGCAGGGCGGCGGCATCGGCAAGCAGTTGATGCAGGCGGCCGAAACACATGTGGTCCGCGAGTGGGGCCTGGCGACGATGCAGATGACGGTGATCGACTGCCGCGAGGAGCTGATGGCTTTCTACGAGCGCCGCGGCTATGCGCGCACCGGGATCAAGAAGCCGTTTCCGTATGGCGACGAGCGCTTCGGCATCCCCAGGCGCGATGACCTGCGCTTCGAGGTCATGGAGAAGCCGCTGGGAGCGGGCGCATGA
- a CDS encoding non-heme iron oxygenase ferredoxin subunit: protein MSGTWTFVCASEELLPGEMKTAWDEVTGAPIVVFNIDGELYALEDQCTHEEFELSSGPFDPATGTVECVLHGARFDVRDGRALCAPAYTPVPRFPVKREHGGIWARDDRE, encoded by the coding sequence ATGAGCGGGACCTGGACCTTCGTCTGCGCCAGCGAGGAGCTGCTGCCCGGCGAAATGAAGACCGCCTGGGACGAGGTCACCGGCGCGCCGATCGTGGTGTTCAACATCGATGGCGAGCTGTACGCGCTGGAGGACCAGTGCACGCACGAGGAGTTCGAACTGTCTTCCGGGCCGTTCGACCCGGCGACCGGGACCGTGGAGTGCGTGCTGCACGGTGCACGCTTCGACGTGCGTGACGGGCGTGCCCTGTGCGCCCCGGCCTACACCCCCGTGCCGCGCTTCCCGGTCAAGCGCGAACACGGTGGCATCTGGGCCCGCGACGACCGGGAGTAA